TCCTTTAAGCTGCAGTTGAAATTCTTCGCCGTTGCACTGATCGGTCTGCTGATCAACATTGCTCGGTTCTGGATCGACTTCAAGAAGCAACCTTCTCCTCAAAAGGTACAAGTTTAATAGTTCTGTTTTTTGAAAGCAGTAGGGAGTTTATAAAGTAATATTTGGGGACAAGAATTAGTTAGGTATTTTGGTCATAGCAAGACGAAATCAATTATACAATAAAAACTCATAAGTTACTGTCCTCTGATAGTTAATCcaaatccaaaaaaatccaatccaatccaaaaaaagtaaaaattctaATAATCCACTCTTTGCTTGCAGGTGATCTACTACGAACATGCTCAGCATCAGCATCACTACGATGATCATGGTGATGGAGACTTTGGTGGCTACTGGAAACGATCGTTGCACGGTGTGCATGATGACGAACCCAACTATCCTGCTGGACATGATCGTGCGGAACGTTACGATGAACCTTACCTTTACCGCAACCCGAAGTACACCCCGTCCGGTAACCATTACACGCCACAGCTTGCCGATCCGCACGCGATGGCataccagcagcagcggccATACTGATAAGCAGGCGCAAAACGCATTTCCTAGTTTCGGGTGAAACACCCGAACTTCCACTCGCGAAACTACGTTTGGTTCAGCCCCATTTTCCACCTGCCAAATCAGGGCAAGCTTCATGTtttatcatcttcatcatcattgtTGTCATGTTTCATcaattttgtacaaatttcGAACAAAGTCATCCCAAAGATGCGTAGGAATATTGCAccattgtttaatttttgcaaaaaggttATCTTCCTCGCACCGGGTAGTCAGTCTGTCTTTTGCTTGCCTTTGGTTGCGATCGTTCGTGGAACAAAACAAGATCCAAGCTTGTAACGGAAAATGCAGGCCCGTAATGCTCTCTGCACTTTCGCGGCACCCCAAATCGAACGGTGGACGGCTGGatcgtttatttattgaacCGTTAATTTATTGCTATTTATTTGCTCACTCATCGACGCCACTCACCGTTCGTTTgcggtgattttttttagggTTTTTAGTGACCGCAGGCCAAGCTACGGTAAAGGTCATTTatgtttcaattgttttccttttcctggTTTGCAGTGAACTAATGTTAATGTTGTAGGTTAATAAAGCCCttgtaaaatgaaaacacacaaTGGACCTTTGTCGCTAAAAAGTTCAAATGCTAATAaatgacaaaacaaatgaGTTCCGACGTTAAAACAGAATTCTGACTAAATTCGTTTCTAATTCagcgaaataataaaaaactaaattatcATATTTCTGTACGAAACAAGATCCATTTTGAGGGAAATATCCGAAATACTTAATACTACAAAATACACTgaaatacagtggagcgccgattatccgtgcgtATCGGGACTCAACCCTtaccggataagcgaatatcacggataataggcacaactctttttattgttaaatattagtgtttcgtgtgtaatgggtagattttttttataaaggttggtgttaattttcttattttcactttgcaaagtaaatctgttcttttttccgaatttgaacaaattatcattccctattgaagcttttatttcttgtcatcatcagttttgcatttcaaatgTCAATTCTCCtccggaactgtcatttcctaGGTGtccggataatgggacagccggataaaaggtacccggataatcggcgctccactccattgttttttttcaataggACGTCCAGACCGTGTGAATAAAATAGTCAGTTATACATACACTATCTTCGAAAACtgcaatttgtttaaaatcttGACCTCAAAAGGTATCACTGCTTGGGACCTgtcttgatatttttttttagtatttaaacttcttcttcttggctttaacgaccttacaggtcacgccggccgtttctggcttactagacttatttttaccacgtagccggatagtcagtccttgctacggggggacggtccggatgggatttgaacccggtccggccgtgtggactggcgccgtttatcacatgcaccaccgggccactCATTTAATTTGaactaatttaattattttacgaTTTCTTCTAAACTAAAGTCTGTAGAATCATTGATTGACAATTTTTACGGGTAGCCATAATTCCCATTCAACTCCCAATTCATGTGTTCAATATGCAATGCATACACCATAGCCAATGTACTCAACACTAATAAACATCACAACATTTCTTCATTAATGCCTTATGAGGCGTaaaaaagtcataaaattggaaaaacataaaaacctgTCCAACACAATCGGCTCTATCTCACGGTACACTTACATACATTTGCGCATTCATTCAtggttatatttttaaagcCATAAAtcccaaaaataaaccacacaTGGACACATCATTCTGCTTGCTTATTGTGACAAAACATTTGGTTGGTTTGAATCGGTGGAGAAAAGTCAAACTAAACGCACGCCCGCACGTTTATCGGACCAAATATTCCAATCACAATTTTTTGCAATGCGCGCGAAAACCCGCGagtatttttatgtttgctgCTTTATGTATCTCAACGTAGAACATCACGCACGCAGATCTATTGGCCGGTTGAGTCGATACATTGTATcgtatgtttcttttcgggGACACTTACCTCGGTACGCATGATGCGTTTGACAGGTGGATGAACACAAAACTATTTTCGAGCGGGAGCGTTTCCGTCGTTGTGAGCAGTTCAGACTACAGGCTTGGCTAACTGAATCACAAAACCCCGGCTGACGCACATGGCAAAAAGGTGTCCAATTGGTCATTCCAACATGATTGCCGTTTTGCCATTCATGACAGGTTCGTCACCTAGAGCACGCTTGAAGTCTCTTTCGTACAGAGGGAAGGCAAAGTAAAAGGAAGATGCTTGAATGAGCATGTTCTTTTGTCACACAATGGGATTGCCGGAGCTAAGCTTACAAtgttaaacaagaaaaaagaaaaattcttttaaaaaaattatttcaaactttttgGCGATTCCATATATTTCTGAGAAATACAATTATCCTGTTAATTgcaacaattaatttaatttaaaattatattttcctcatgaaaacaataacaaaacataacaaattcATAATTTTGTAATACTTTATTGCCAAAAAATGCagctttttttcaattatgacCATCTTtttgaagcaacaaaaagcCCACTATTTCGGCCATCCGTTTCCTCTGTCGAATGAAACCATGCACGGTCGATCCATTGGCACACACAGCCAGTCGCAACACGTCCACACGTCTACCCGATGAAGACATTAAACTCGAACTGTAGCCAAAGCTACCCCCAAAACGGTTCGTACGTGACCCGTACGAGCATCACCCTTTTCCCAAGCGTTGACCCACagcatgataaaaataaaccccaGCTGTGAATCAATTGGAACTAGGCTTTATgcgtttttaattgaaaccaAAGCCCATACGCTTCATCGCTCCCGTTTGCTGCGAGAATGTGCAATGTGCATTCGGATGGTTCGACGGTTGGAAAGCCATTCCGTTGGGAAAAGGATTGCAATGCACGCGTAGGCGACGAAATGTTTGTGTtacgatttttgttgttgtggttgctgTGATTTTCACTTGATTACATGAATAATTCACACGGTCAATTGAGAAGCGATTGGTGGCTGGGTCGTTTATTTTCGTGAGCATACGTGAGATTGTTTCAGTTGAATCCGCACGGTCAAGAGCAGTCGGTCGAATGGAACGTTGCTAATGGGAGCACTGGTGAAACTGGGATTTAAAATAGGGCAAACTTTAACAACTCGAATGAAAGATTGTTACTAACTAGCTCTTGGCAATCAGCAtacaatataaaacaaatgtttaataaacaataaagaatgttttgaataataataaaataattcgcCATTCGAAGTAACAtaaaagagtaaaataaacaaacattaaatgaTAATGAATCATTGATTTAAGttgttcattaaaaaaaaaattaatgtatcACTGCCTCCATGGTAGTGATATATCAAGTTTTAGCATGATTTTAGCAACAGCTGATTATGTACGgttaaattttttatcaaGCAGTAACGACTTCCTGCTGAAGTTACAATTGCATTTGACACCTTGAACGTAAACATGAACACTCTCCGATCGGACTAATAACTTCAACTTTCCTTAAGGATGGCCGTCCTTACTGTTAGGAGTAGTTAACATTGTAGTGCGTGTCTGCAACGATTTACTTTCCACACCACTCACCTATTGGTAGTCTATCGGCAAAGCGGGAAACACACGTGACATTAATAACTGATCGACATGGTAGCATTTTggtgatctgtttttttttatttttttttttcgtcccatTCCTCAATGCTTTAAtacgatttaaattttcaattttatgaaCGAAATCGACTTCTAccgttagtattttttttccttgccaCATGTCCATTCCACACCCTCCTGTAGGTcaggaaataaaaacgcaaTGCGGCATATTAATGTTTCGGTACTTTCGTTGCAACTGTGCGGCACGTCGGATGTAATGGTCAGTGTCACATTCTTCGCACCCTGTTTCGGTGTTGGGATGGCACCTAAATAAGGGCTTAATTTCATGAGCCCTCAAGCGTGTAAGATTGTAGCGAAAAGCGACAGAAACAAATGTTTAGCGGGAGCGAGTGAAATCATTGGCATCCCCCGGGGGAGCCTCAAGCCGACATTGAGGAACGTTTTAACCAAACTTTAGTCCGAAATCGTAACGGACGGCTTGTTCAGCACGGAATCGAATCAATCAACACGTTTAGGGTAATTACGAACACTCGAATTGTAGCTTATTAGAAAATGACGCTTCATTTTGAGCGCATCACGTACAAGGGTTTAATGATCTTTCAACGATTTCTTTTCACGAGGatcatttcacttttcattccaTGTTAAGTGCATGCAAAtgaataatagaaaaataaatggagAATGTTTTGTATATTGTTTGCAGTAATTGGatattctgattttttttttattcttttatgctCTCTATCATTAACACAGTGAAGAAAATTATGTCTACCAACTCGTGTAAATGACAATATTTTGCAAgggaaaatcaaaaataaaagcataattAGGCATCAAACACATAATTGGAGTTCATACTAATCCAGTCGCGAAATTCGGAAACGCGTATGTAAAGAATTGGATAGTTTAAAGAGCACGAGTAAATTACATTTGTTATTCCAACGAGTATGGGGCCTTTCTCATCCTCCACAATCAACCCAGAACCATGAGTTCTAGTACACAACGCACCTCCAACGTATGCATTCGTACAAATATAAAACCAATAAGCAACTGCATAAGGATGTTGTTCACTACAGTCATCGTTCGACATCACCTGATTGCGCAAATATCTCGCCGTTCCATCAAAAGAATTTCCAACATTTGTGCCCTCCATCATCTCGTACGTGCGGGAATCGGATAATCTGGCCAAGCGTATTGGCCGCACAAACGTGGTAAAGGTAACCGGATGTTCCAGACGAACCGTAGCAATATCGTACGATGGATGAAGCTGTGTACCACCTTCATTGAAGTTGATTCGCTGCTCCGGTTCTGGGTTACCTCTGTCGACACCCAGCACTGCATATCCATGCATATTACCATGCGCTATATTAGAGCGCAAAGCACTTGCTTCCGTAAGGATGTAATTCGGTGTGATGAGTGATCCAGAAGAAACGGTAGTACTAGCATATTCATCATTATTAATATACAAGTGAGCATGGTACGGGAACTGTCCAGGGTAAGCCAAATATCCATCCGTAGAAAGATTGTTTGATTCCTCTACTAGAGGTTGCCACTGCTGGTGAAGGTTTTCGAGCACCGTGATTGGCAATTCTTGTACGTCACTTCCTGCTGCAGACACTACCGCAATACCGAACACAAGAAACACCGTGTAGAACTGCATCTTTTGAAATGTATTACAACTCCATTCAACTCTACCGATTGACAAACGACTGGTAGTTGAATCTCCGTTTCAACCTGCTTATATTCAAGTGGTTCATACTGATTGGAGGAAAATGTTTGCTGACAGTCAGTAACTgataagaaaaggaaaataaaaacaaaattttatttcctgtttcaaacaaaacacaaatttccCATTATATCAAAATATATTTAGTTATTCTTATCATTCCTTCAATACAAATCATTACACCtatgttaaaaaaaccccaaaaacacccaaaaaacaaaacaaaaaacattataaCTTTTTTGTACATTGCTTGTATTCCGTCTATTTATGGCCGAATGATACTTTAGCTCCCGAACAAATGTTACAAGGCATAGAATCATGATAACTAAATCAAACTGATTTTtgctttgataaaaaaatacatctctTCAGATAAGATATTTTGATTTGTTATCTTCCAAAGTTTCCACCCACGATTGAGGACGGTGTGCTGATATGACAATGTAACCAATACGTTTATAGGAAACTCAGGTCAAGGATGTTGTCCTCCATCCACAGCTGGATCCGAAAGCTTCCAGTACTCCATTCGATTCAACGCTGTGCTCTTGTACAGGTCGTTGACGAGTACCTTCTTTGTAGGatatgagtccggcatcctcatcaggTGCCTAAACCATCGTATACTTGCGACCTTTGCCACCATCCTGATGTTTGCTTTGTCATACATTCAGACACATGATACGCTAGCTTGTGGTTCATTTCCTTGTCATTctcattaatttaaatattttttttcattaacatTAACAACAAATTGGTAACTGAtctaaaaatcaaacacataaTCCGTGTTCATAGTAATCCAATTTCGTAACCCAGATACACGTAAATAAACCGTATGATAGTTCAATTCACACTCATACACTTTACTTGTTATTCCTACCAATATAGGTCCATTCTCATCCTGAATGATCAACCCAGTCCCTTGATCTCTGTTGCATAGCGATCCGCCAATGTATGCGTTCGTGCACATATCCTCTGGTTTGATGGTGGCTTCAGGATGTTGCGGATTGCAAACCTCATTCACCATCACCTGATTGCGCAAATATCTCGTTGCACCATAAAACCCTATAACGTTTGTGCCCTCCATCATCTCGTACGTGCGGGTATCGGATAACCTGGGCAATCGTATTGGTTGCACAAATTTCGTGAAGGTAACTGCACGGTCTAGACGAATCGATGCAATATTGTACGTTGGATGAAGCACTATATCACTTTTTGTGAAATTGAAACGTTGCTGTGTTTCGGTGCTCCTTCCGTCGTCAATGCCCAGAATAATGATACCCTTAATCTGAGGTGCTCGTAACCACTGGGCAAGTGTAAGGATGTAATTCGGTGTGATGAGTGATCCATAAGTTCGGAAAGTTTTATCATCGGTAACAAAAAGCTTAGCATGGTGCGGGAACTGTCCAGAGTACGCCAGGTAACCATTCGTAGAAAGGTGGTCTGAAGCATCAGCATCTAAAGGGTAAGGGTTTTTGGTTAAGATTTTCAATTATATTAAAGCACAATTATTGTACGTTACTTGCTACTGCAGACACTGTAGCAATACAAATCACAACGAACAACGTTTTTAACTGCATCTTCGAACTGTGGCACAATTTCACGCAACTCCACCGATTCGCGAATAACTATGAACTAATCTACCGAGTCCGAGCTGATAACTGTGTACCGTAAGGCAATTTTTGATAAGAAAAGATAACTTAACAAAAACCAAGCCGTTactgttgcaacaaactcATTGGCTCCTCATTCTATCGCAGTTATCTTATCAGTGCTTTCAATACGAATAACATATcaaaatcgataaaataatCGTTATCTTTTAGTACTCAGGTACTAATGTTATTATCTATTTCTTATTCTACTTTGATTATgattccaatttttttcttgtttcctaTCTAATATCTCTTTATGGAGCTCCTATATAAATATTACATACcgtgtatttttctttatcagcAACCAGGTCCGACGTTTGACAACAGACTGGTGAGAAGTAGCGATGTGTATTACGGAGTGGAATTGTGGATCTACTCCGACTCCGAGTTCGATCGAATTCGAATGAGTCCGAATGGGTCCAGaggagtccgatcgagtctgACTCGTCAAGcgtaaattgtaaattttgcaGTACTCGATCCACCCTTCCCACGGCTCCGCTCACTTCTGCCGCAATCATTACAACTCCGACTCCAGCAGGTGGCGGAGTTGTTATAGTTGAAGATAGTTGAGTTCACATGAATAAATTGAAGTCGTAGTAATCCTTCATACTCCTTCCTCATCCTCAACGATCAATCCAGTGCCGTACGTAATTTTACAGAACGATCCTCCTACGTATGCATTCGTACAAATAATATATGGAGAAATGTACTGATGAGGATGTGGGTTTTGCTGTAAGTTCTCGGTTATATTAACGGACAGGTTCTTGTACGTCACTTCCAGCTGCTGACACTGTTCGTGTTTCTAACAACAATTATGAAATCttggaaaacaattattttaattaaataccaAACAGATAAACTGTGGTTGTTTCATACAgcctaaaacaaatttttatttcctttccaaaacATTGCCTATTGCAATTTATAGCATTTCTTGCACATCCTTAGAAATCAAACACATAATTCGAGTTCATACTAATCCAGTCGCGAAATTCGGAAACGCGTATGTAAAGAACTGGATAGTTCAGAGTGCAccagtaaattaaatttgtaattCCAACCAGTATAGGGCCTTCCTCATTCTCCACAACCAATCCGGAACCATAAGTTCTACTACAGAACGCACCACCAACGTATGCATTCGTACAAATATGAAACTTAGAAGCAAATGCATAAT
The DNA window shown above is from Anopheles funestus chromosome 3RL, idAnoFuneDA-416_04, whole genome shotgun sequence and carries:
- the LOC125770075 gene encoding coagulation factor XII-like isoform X1 — its product is MQFYTVFLVFGIAVVSAAGSDVQELPITVLENLHQQWQPLVEESNNLSTDGYLPYPGQFPYHAQLFINNDDHASTTISSGSLITPNYILTRADALRSNIAFGNMHGYAVLGVDRGNPEPEQRINFNESGTQLHPSYDIATVRLEHPVTFTTFVRPIRLARLSDSRTYEMMEGTNVGNSFDGTARYLRNQVMSNDDCSEQHPYAVAYWFYICTNAYVGGALCTRTHGSGLIVEDEKGPILVGITNVIYSCSLNYPILYIRVSEFRDWISMNSNYVFDA
- the LOC125770076 gene encoding collagenase-like encodes the protein MQLKTLFVVICIATVSAVANADASDHLSTNGYLAYSGQFPHHAKLFVTDDKTFRTYGSLITPNYILTLAQWLRAPQIKGIIILGIDDGRSTETQQRFNFTKSDIVLHPTYNIASIRLDRAVTFTKFVQPIRLPRLSDTRTYEMMEGTNVIGFYGATRYLRNQVMVNEVCNPQHPEATIKPEDMCTNAYIGGSLCNRDQGTGLIIQDENGPILVGITSKVYECELNYHTVYLRVSGLRNWITMNTDYVFDF